One Antiquaquibacter oligotrophicus genomic region harbors:
- a CDS encoding DedA family protein, with the protein MATDETSPSILSMLADWAVSLMDIIGPPGAGIAIALENIFPPLPSEVILPLAGLAASRGSFTLAEALIWTTAGSVVGAFLLYTLGALLGADRLRRAAEWLPLVRGSDVDKSVAWFDKHGGAAVFFGRMLPIFRSLISIPAGITRMNPVKFGLYTLAGSLIWNSIFVLSGFFLGEQWHIVEQYAEILQWIVIVGIVGVIAWFVIARVRDIRRHKDDPTPQER; encoded by the coding sequence ATGGCCACTGACGAAACGTCCCCGTCCATCCTGAGCATGCTCGCCGATTGGGCGGTCTCGCTCATGGACATCATCGGCCCGCCCGGAGCCGGTATTGCGATCGCACTCGAGAACATCTTCCCGCCGCTGCCGAGTGAGGTGATCCTTCCGCTCGCAGGTCTCGCGGCCAGCCGCGGCTCCTTCACTCTCGCTGAGGCGCTCATTTGGACGACAGCCGGTTCGGTGGTCGGTGCCTTCCTGCTCTACACGCTGGGTGCGTTGCTCGGCGCAGACCGTTTGCGTCGCGCCGCCGAATGGCTGCCGCTCGTGCGGGGCAGTGACGTCGACAAAAGTGTCGCGTGGTTCGACAAGCACGGCGGTGCCGCGGTGTTCTTCGGCCGGATGCTGCCGATCTTCCGCAGTCTCATTTCCATCCCCGCGGGCATCACACGGATGAACCCGGTGAAGTTCGGGCTCTACACGCTTGCGGGAAGCCTCATCTGGAACAGCATTTTTGTGCTCTCCGGGTTCTTCTTGGGCGAGCAGTGGCACATCGTGGAGCAGTACGCGGAGATCCTGCAGTGGATTGTCATCGTGGGGATCGTGGGGGTGATCGCGTGGTTCGTGATCGCTCGTGTGCGTGACATCCGTCGCCACAAGGACGACCCGACGCCCCAGGAGCGCTGA
- a CDS encoding DUF2510 domain-containing protein, with protein MDGNDFGVPAGWYPDPLGLPQLRWWDSQAWTEHTSEARAPIVIQPATATSTRLGWADDDLPARVAYADEDLPSRREQRERERRERDRSFAEPLDTDAILESEADAGRNELSAQPLLAMTLKELEPPLTETVDDVTPGPRRASSHANAVPVESVLTALADDPMPQREPKAMRTYTAIVWIIALMPVIQLVVSIVLLLTGLGGNYPLFILVWTAPYLIVLGFAAFDRLVLQLWGHSRPASAWWALLLEPGYLVARAVRTYRETGKGFAPLAVFAASVVSVLAGILIVPGLVIAAFPAAFAAEAAQSVEADARGLLGAELEVNCPAPPVLVGDSVTCERVSLDGGTDSVVVELARRNGWIAWEVTDWGITVVD; from the coding sequence GTGGATGGGAATGACTTCGGAGTACCAGCTGGGTGGTATCCGGATCCACTGGGGCTTCCGCAGTTGCGGTGGTGGGACTCCCAGGCGTGGACGGAGCACACCTCGGAGGCGCGCGCGCCTATCGTCATCCAGCCTGCGACTGCGACGAGCACACGTCTCGGCTGGGCCGATGACGACCTTCCCGCGCGCGTAGCGTACGCCGACGAAGACCTTCCCTCGCGCCGTGAGCAGCGCGAACGCGAGCGCCGTGAGCGTGACCGCAGCTTCGCCGAACCGCTCGACACTGACGCCATCCTCGAGTCCGAAGCGGATGCCGGGCGAAACGAGTTGAGTGCGCAGCCGCTCCTCGCCATGACCCTCAAGGAACTCGAGCCGCCCCTTACCGAGACCGTGGACGATGTGACCCCGGGCCCGAGGCGCGCGTCGAGTCACGCCAACGCCGTTCCCGTGGAGTCCGTTCTCACGGCGCTCGCCGATGACCCCATGCCTCAGCGCGAACCGAAGGCGATGCGCACATACACGGCGATTGTCTGGATCATCGCCCTCATGCCGGTCATCCAGCTCGTCGTGAGCATCGTCCTTCTGCTGACGGGCCTCGGTGGCAACTACCCGCTCTTCATTCTCGTGTGGACCGCCCCGTACCTGATCGTGCTCGGCTTCGCCGCATTCGATCGTCTTGTACTTCAGCTCTGGGGTCACTCCCGGCCAGCGAGCGCCTGGTGGGCGCTCCTGCTGGAACCCGGATACCTCGTCGCGCGTGCGGTTCGTACCTACCGCGAGACCGGCAAGGGCTTCGCCCCGCTCGCGGTGTTCGCGGCATCCGTTGTCTCCGTGCTCGCCGGCATCCTCATCGTTCCGGGACTCGTCATCGCGGCGTTCCCTGCTGCATTTGCCGCCGAGGCTGCGCAGTCGGTCGAGGCGGATGCCCGTGGCCTCCTGGGTGCAGAACTCGAGGTGAATTGCCCCGCCCCGCCCGTGCTCGTCGGAGACTCTGTTACATGTGAGAGGGTGTCCCTTGACGGGGGAACCGATTCGGTGGTTGTCGAACTCGCGCGCCGCAATGGCTGGATCGCGTGGGAGGTCACCGACTGGGGTATCACCGTCGTCGATTAG
- a CDS encoding TetR/AcrR family transcriptional regulator codes for MSIAIGGRMPTPERTTLHEIVAAGRDILEVSGPDGLTMQAVADRVGVKSPSLYKRVAGRDALLRLVSDATVVDLSERLHGATLHELARQLRDFAHERPHGFRLAFSADFSPELAAVASEPIVTVCRTLVPEEDVLDAARTVTAWASGFISMELAGAFRLGGDVESAFRYGVDALVAGLTRPPT; via the coding sequence ATGTCAATAGCCATTGGAGGACGGATGCCCACGCCAGAGCGCACCACGCTGCACGAGATCGTCGCTGCCGGCCGCGACATCCTCGAAGTCTCCGGCCCTGACGGACTCACGATGCAGGCCGTCGCGGATCGCGTCGGGGTCAAGTCGCCCTCCCTCTACAAACGGGTCGCCGGCAGGGACGCACTTCTGCGGCTCGTATCCGATGCGACCGTGGTCGACCTGTCGGAGCGGCTTCACGGGGCGACCCTTCACGAACTCGCGCGTCAACTGCGGGACTTCGCTCACGAGCGACCCCACGGCTTCCGTCTCGCGTTCTCCGCCGACTTCTCGCCGGAACTCGCTGCGGTCGCGAGCGAACCGATAGTCACGGTGTGCCGCACCCTCGTGCCCGAGGAGGATGTTCTGGATGCCGCCCGCACCGTGACGGCCTGGGCGAGCGGCTTCATCAGCATGGAACTGGCTGGCGCGTTCCGGCTCGGAGGCGATGTCGAGAGCGCTTTCCGGTACGGCGTCGACGCGCTCGTGGCCGGCTTGACGCGTCCCCCGACGTGA
- a CDS encoding MBL fold metallo-hydrolase, whose translation MKLAPHLHRIGNDIVAAYLVDTADGVTIIDAGLPGHWRDLQRELASLGKTVSDVRGVVLTHGDSDHLGFAERLRRDHGVPVFVHEADADRAKGGDKPATPLGRAKALPVLRFFFYSLSKGGLRTHYLSEVTTVRDGETLDLPGSPVIVGLPGHSPGSIAVHVPVADAVFVGDGLTTRHVLTGSEGAQPAPFTDDPAEALDSLRNLAHLDAAWVLPGHGTPWRARPADVESEVRSRA comes from the coding sequence ATGAAACTCGCACCACACCTCCACCGCATCGGCAACGACATCGTCGCCGCCTACCTCGTCGACACCGCTGACGGGGTCACGATCATCGACGCCGGGCTGCCCGGGCACTGGCGCGACCTTCAGCGCGAGCTCGCCTCGCTCGGCAAAACGGTGAGCGACGTGCGCGGGGTGGTTCTCACTCACGGGGACAGCGACCACCTGGGGTTCGCCGAACGGCTGCGTCGCGACCATGGCGTTCCCGTGTTCGTGCACGAAGCCGACGCAGACCGCGCCAAAGGCGGCGACAAACCCGCAACACCCCTCGGCCGGGCCAAAGCGCTACCGGTGCTTCGGTTCTTTTTCTACTCACTGAGCAAGGGAGGCCTTCGCACCCACTACCTCAGCGAGGTCACCACCGTCCGCGACGGTGAGACGCTCGACCTTCCCGGCTCCCCCGTCATCGTCGGTCTGCCAGGACACTCTCCCGGCAGCATCGCCGTACACGTGCCCGTCGCCGACGCAGTATTTGTGGGCGACGGTCTCACCACGCGGCACGTGCTCACCGGCTCCGAGGGAGCACAGCCGGCACCGTTCACGGATGACCCGGCCGAAGCCCTCGACTCGTTGCGCAACCTCGCGCATCTCGACGCCGCATGGGTGCTACCCGGGCACGGCACACCGTGGCGCGCTCGCCCAGCCGATGTCGAATCCGAAGTCCGCAGCAGGGCGTGA